From the genome of Paraburkholderia aromaticivorans, one region includes:
- a CDS encoding MFS transporter yields the protein MKVILTRDFLALILSVAVVGLGSGATLPLTALALTQAGYGTDVVGLLTAAQAGGGLVIVPLAGWIAARFGGRQVIVGAVLVVALATALMQLTANLWLWAVLRVLCGAALMLLFTIGEAWVNQLADDASRGRVVAIYATNFTLFQMAGPVLVSQIAGFAHWRFLLCGAIFLLALPMLAAIRTTPQASDDEHAAHGSWRRVLPQMPALVIGTGFFALFDTIALSLLPLFAMSHGITSEVAVLFASALLLGDTTMQFPIGWLADRLGRERVHIGCGVVVVALLPFLPWAATSPWLCWPLLYVLGAAAGAIYTLSLVACGERFRGVALVSASSLVGASWSAASFGGPLVAGALMKSVGNDAMVGVLLAAALAFLGAAWWEKRHAPVGSVG from the coding sequence ATGAAAGTCATCCTCACTCGCGATTTCCTCGCTTTGATCCTCAGTGTCGCCGTTGTCGGACTCGGCAGCGGCGCGACACTTCCCCTCACGGCCCTCGCGCTCACGCAAGCCGGCTATGGCACCGACGTGGTCGGTCTGCTGACGGCCGCGCAAGCAGGCGGCGGCCTCGTCATCGTGCCGCTCGCCGGCTGGATCGCGGCGCGCTTCGGCGGCCGCCAGGTGATCGTCGGTGCCGTGCTGGTGGTGGCGCTCGCCACCGCGCTGATGCAACTCACCGCGAACCTGTGGCTCTGGGCCGTGTTGCGCGTGCTGTGCGGCGCGGCACTGATGCTCCTCTTCACGATCGGCGAAGCCTGGGTCAACCAGTTGGCCGACGACGCCTCGCGCGGCCGCGTCGTCGCCATCTACGCCACCAACTTCACGCTGTTCCAGATGGCGGGGCCGGTGCTGGTGAGTCAGATCGCGGGCTTCGCGCACTGGCGCTTCCTGCTGTGCGGCGCGATCTTCCTGCTGGCGCTGCCGATGCTCGCCGCGATCCGCACGACGCCCCAAGCCTCCGACGACGAGCACGCGGCGCACGGCAGCTGGCGTCGTGTCTTACCGCAGATGCCGGCGCTCGTGATCGGCACTGGCTTCTTCGCGTTGTTCGACACGATCGCGCTCTCGTTGCTGCCGCTCTTCGCGATGTCGCACGGCATCACGAGCGAGGTGGCCGTGCTGTTCGCCTCGGCTCTGCTCCTTGGCGATACGACGATGCAGTTTCCGATCGGCTGGCTCGCCGACCGGCTCGGCCGCGAGCGGGTGCATATCGGTTGCGGTGTGGTCGTCGTAGCGTTGCTGCCGTTTTTGCCTTGGGCGGCCACTTCACCGTGGCTTTGCTGGCCGCTGCTCTATGTGCTCGGCGCGGCGGCAGGCGCGATCTACACGCTCTCGCTGGTGGCCTGCGGTGAACGCTTTCGCGGTGTCGCGCTGGTGTCGGCCAGCTCGCTGGTGGGCGCCTCGTGGAGCGCGGCCAGTTTCGGCGGCCCGCTGGTGGCCGGTGCGCTGATGAAGAGTGTGGGTAACGACGCGATGGTCGGCGTGCTGCTCGCTGCGGCGTTGGCGTTTCTCGGCGCGGCCTGGTGGGAGAAGCGGCATGCGCCGGTGGGGAGCGTCGGCTGA
- a CDS encoding MFS transporter, producing MSATPTAAAANVIEVERVLAETHHPAFQWMLLMLCGLCLVIDGFDAQAMGYVAPSVIAEWRVSKAALGPVFSASLFGMLLGALGLSVLADRVGRRPVLIGSTFFFALSMLATPFVTTVPALIALRFITGLGLGCIMPNAMALVGEFSTPAHRVKRMMLVSCGFTLGAALGGFISAALIPVYGWRAVFWVGGAAPLLLALAMLAVLPESLQFLVLKGRSERALRWLAKFNPALPIDANTRLVVREKGNEGAPVAELFRAGRGPVTLILWAISFMNLIDLYFLSNWLPTVMRDAGYSPGTAVIVGTVLQTGGVVGTLLLGWFIERFGFVRVLFVCFVGAALAVGTIGTVAHALPWLLIVVFAGGFCVVGGQPAVNALAGHFYPTTLRSTGIGWSLGIGRIGSVIGPLIGGELIALNWSNASLFHAAAVPVLCSALLVIALAAATRQRRRPSEPRTA from the coding sequence TTGAGCGCGACACCCACCGCAGCCGCCGCCAACGTAATCGAAGTCGAGCGTGTGCTCGCCGAAACGCATCACCCGGCATTTCAGTGGATGCTGCTCATGCTATGCGGGCTGTGCCTCGTGATCGACGGGTTCGACGCGCAGGCCATGGGCTACGTCGCGCCGAGCGTGATCGCCGAATGGCGCGTATCGAAGGCAGCGCTCGGTCCGGTGTTCAGCGCCAGTCTGTTCGGCATGCTGCTCGGCGCACTGGGGTTGTCGGTGCTGGCCGACCGCGTTGGCCGCCGCCCGGTGCTGATCGGCTCGACGTTCTTCTTCGCGCTGTCGATGCTCGCCACACCTTTCGTCACGACCGTCCCCGCTTTGATCGCGCTGCGCTTCATCACCGGTCTCGGGCTCGGTTGCATCATGCCGAACGCAATGGCGCTGGTCGGCGAATTCTCCACGCCGGCGCATCGCGTCAAGCGCATGATGCTGGTGTCGTGCGGCTTCACGCTGGGCGCGGCGCTCGGCGGCTTTATCAGCGCCGCGCTGATTCCGGTCTACGGCTGGCGCGCGGTTTTCTGGGTAGGCGGCGCGGCGCCGCTGCTGCTCGCGCTGGCGATGCTTGCCGTGCTGCCCGAGTCGCTGCAATTCCTCGTCCTCAAGGGCCGCAGCGAGCGCGCATTGCGCTGGCTCGCGAAGTTCAACCCGGCGCTGCCGATCGATGCGAACACGCGTCTCGTCGTGCGGGAGAAGGGTAACGAAGGCGCGCCGGTCGCTGAATTGTTCCGCGCGGGCCGCGGCCCGGTGACGTTGATCCTGTGGGCGATCAGTTTCATGAACCTGATCGATCTGTATTTCCTGTCCAACTGGCTGCCTACCGTGATGCGCGACGCCGGCTATTCGCCGGGCACGGCCGTGATCGTCGGCACCGTGCTGCAGACGGGCGGCGTGGTCGGCACCTTGCTGCTCGGCTGGTTCATCGAACGCTTTGGCTTTGTCCGCGTGCTGTTCGTCTGTTTCGTGGGCGCGGCGCTGGCGGTCGGCACGATCGGCACGGTGGCGCATGCATTGCCGTGGCTGTTGATCGTCGTGTTCGCGGGCGGTTTCTGCGTGGTCGGCGGACAGCCGGCGGTCAACGCGCTGGCCGGCCATTTTTATCCGACCACGCTGCGCTCGACAGGGATCGGCTGGAGCCTCGGCATCGGCCGGATCGGCTCGGTAATCGGGCCGCTGATCGGCGGTGAACTGATCGCGCTGAACTGGTCGAACGCGTCGCTGTTCCATGCGGCGGCCGTGCCGGTGCTGTGCTCCGCGCTGCTGGTGATCGCGCTGGCCGCGGCGACGCGCCAACGCCGCCGCCCGTCCGAGCCGCGGACCGCGTGA
- a CDS encoding EAL domain-containing protein: MIPPTIPALIARAADHPFLGAHLAMGQGLHHDVALARFDGLELASTYEPIFDISVHALAQSLSSGAEGVDRFGDELGFQAVTHLLDGPPSDAFDPFDRIADDRDLVELDRMSRALHAINFFGAQRHGLLFLRVHERLLKSVKYDHGRHFSTVLVSLGLNPSRVVIELPAAAVAHKTFLGYLTKSYQHYGFKVAGNLSNAGQILSVSETARLDFIKMDAGTALRDATVKPLVGYAGRLRIPLIFNRVVDEAQFDALQQYDVRFVQGPLFNAHYHDRAV, from the coding sequence ATGATTCCGCCGACCATCCCCGCCCTGATTGCCCGCGCCGCCGATCATCCGTTTCTCGGCGCGCATCTGGCGATGGGGCAAGGCCTGCATCACGACGTCGCGCTGGCGAGATTCGACGGTCTGGAACTCGCCAGCACCTACGAACCGATCTTCGATATCAGCGTGCATGCGTTGGCGCAGTCGCTTTCATCGGGTGCCGAGGGAGTGGACCGTTTCGGCGACGAACTCGGCTTTCAGGCGGTCACGCATCTGCTCGACGGTCCGCCGTCCGACGCGTTCGATCCGTTCGACCGGATCGCCGACGATCGGGATCTCGTTGAACTCGACCGCATGTCGCGCGCGCTGCATGCCATCAATTTCTTCGGCGCGCAGCGGCATGGGTTGCTCTTTCTGCGCGTGCACGAGCGGCTGCTCAAGAGTGTGAAGTACGACCACGGGCGGCATTTTTCGACGGTGCTGGTGTCGCTCGGATTGAACCCGTCGCGGGTGGTGATCGAGTTGCCGGCGGCGGCGGTCGCGCACAAAACCTTTCTCGGCTATCTGACCAAGAGCTATCAGCACTATGGCTTCAAGGTGGCAGGCAATCTGTCCAACGCGGGGCAGATTCTGTCGGTGTCGGAAACCGCGCGGCTCGACTTCATCAAGATGGATGCGGGAACCGCTTTGCGCGATGCAACGGTTAAACCACTAGTCGGTTATGCCGGCCGGTTGCGGATTCCGCTGATCTTCAACCGTGTGGTGGACGAAGCGCAGTTCGATGCGTTGCAGCAGTATGACGTGCGCTTCGTGCAAGGGCCGTTGTTCAACGCGCATTATCACGACCGGGCGGTTTGA
- the hmgA gene encoding homogentisate 1,2-dioxygenase, whose amino-acid sequence MDTQTRTPNTASSRLEIEPGYQSGFANEFATEALPGALPEGRNSPQRAAYGLYAEQVSGTAFTAPRGHNRRSWLYRIRPAAVHKPFTLLPSERLVANFAEVPPTPPNQLRWDPLPMPAEPTDFIDGWVTMAGNGAAESMSGCAIHLYAANRSMQDRFFYSADGELLIVPQEGRLHIATEMGRLEVEPFEIVVIPRGIRFAVSLPDGDARGYICENFGALLRLPDLGPIGSNGLANPRDFLTPHAAYEDREGKFELVAKLNGNLWRADIGHSPLDVVAWHGNYAPYKYDLRRFNTIGSISFDHPDPSIFLVLQSQSDTPGVDAIDFVIFPPRWLAAEDTFRPPWFHRNVASEFMGLVHGVYDAKAEGFLPGGGSLHNCMTGHGPDADTFEKASHGDTSKPMKVGDTMAFMFETRTLIKPTRFALETAQLQAHYYECWQGLKKHFNPEQR is encoded by the coding sequence ATGGATACCCAAACACGTACGCCGAACACCGCCAGTTCGCGGCTTGAAATCGAGCCGGGCTACCAGTCGGGCTTCGCGAACGAATTCGCCACGGAGGCCTTGCCGGGCGCATTGCCGGAAGGGCGCAACTCGCCGCAACGCGCGGCCTATGGTCTGTACGCCGAACAGGTGTCGGGCACGGCGTTCACCGCGCCGCGCGGCCACAATCGCCGCTCGTGGCTGTACCGGATTCGTCCGGCGGCCGTGCATAAGCCGTTCACGCTGCTGCCTTCGGAGCGGCTCGTCGCCAACTTCGCCGAGGTGCCGCCGACACCGCCAAACCAGTTGCGCTGGGACCCGCTGCCGATGCCGGCCGAGCCGACTGACTTCATCGACGGCTGGGTGACGATGGCGGGCAACGGCGCGGCGGAATCGATGAGCGGTTGCGCGATTCATCTGTACGCGGCGAACCGCTCGATGCAGGACCGCTTCTTCTACAGCGCCGACGGCGAATTGCTGATCGTGCCGCAGGAAGGGCGTCTCCATATCGCCACCGAAATGGGCCGGCTCGAAGTCGAGCCGTTCGAGATCGTGGTGATTCCGCGCGGCATACGCTTCGCGGTGAGCCTGCCGGATGGTGACGCGCGCGGTTATATCTGCGAGAACTTCGGGGCGTTGCTGCGTTTGCCGGATCTTGGCCCGATCGGCTCGAACGGCCTCGCCAATCCGCGCGATTTCCTCACGCCGCATGCGGCCTACGAGGATCGTGAAGGCAAGTTCGAACTCGTCGCCAAGCTGAACGGCAACCTGTGGCGCGCGGACATCGGCCATTCGCCGCTCGACGTGGTGGCGTGGCACGGCAACTACGCACCGTACAAGTACGATCTGCGCCGCTTCAACACGATCGGCTCGATCAGCTTCGACCATCCGGACCCGTCGATCTTTCTGGTGCTGCAATCGCAAAGCGACACGCCGGGCGTCGACGCGATCGACTTCGTGATCTTCCCGCCGCGCTGGCTGGCCGCCGAAGATACGTTCCGCCCGCCCTGGTTCCATCGCAACGTCGCGAGCGAGTTCATGGGTCTCGTGCACGGCGTGTACGACGCGAAGGCCGAGGGTTTCTTGCCGGGCGGCGGGAGTCTGCATAACTGCATGACGGGTCACGGCCCGGACGCGGACACGTTCGAAAAAGCCTCGCATGGCGACACGTCGAAGCCGATGAAAGTCGGCGACACGATGGCGTTCATGTTCGAGACGCGCACGCTGATCAAGCCGACCCGTTTCGCGCTCGAAACCGCGCAATTGCAGGCGCATTACTACGAGTGCTGGCAAGGTCTCAAGAAACACTTCAATCCGGAGCAACGATGA
- a CDS encoding MFS transporter gives MPLPLLALAVAAFGIGTTEFVIMGLLPDVARDLAVSIPAAGMLVSAYALGVTIGAPIVAIAVANMPRKKALMSLIGVFIVGNLLCAVAPGYAVLMAARIVTAFCHGAFFGIGSVVAAGLVAPNRRAQAIALMFTGLTLANVLGVPLGTALGQAVGWRATFWAVTGIGLVAAAALAVCLPAKIETQKASLVREFSVLKNPQVLMVLGISVLASASLFSTFTYITPILEDVTGFTPHAVTLVLLLFGLGLTVGSTLGGKLADWRLMPSLVAFLLAIVVILTIFAGTMHAEIPAMITIFAWGVLAFAIVPPLQMLIVDRASHAPNLASTLNQGAFNLGNATGAWLGGMAIGAGAPLTTLPWVGVATSIGALVLTLWSVSIDRRAQRVAVAG, from the coding sequence ATGCCTTTGCCCCTGCTCGCCCTTGCCGTTGCCGCTTTTGGAATCGGTACCACCGAATTCGTGATCATGGGATTGCTGCCCGATGTCGCGCGCGACCTGGCCGTCTCGATTCCGGCGGCCGGCATGCTGGTGTCGGCGTACGCGCTCGGCGTCACCATCGGCGCGCCGATCGTCGCGATCGCGGTCGCCAACATGCCGCGCAAGAAGGCGCTGATGAGTCTGATCGGCGTGTTCATCGTCGGCAATCTGCTGTGCGCGGTGGCGCCGGGTTACGCGGTGCTGATGGCCGCGCGCATCGTCACGGCGTTCTGCCACGGTGCGTTCTTCGGCATCGGCTCGGTGGTGGCCGCGGGCCTCGTCGCGCCGAACCGCCGCGCGCAAGCCATCGCGCTGATGTTCACGGGCCTCACGCTTGCCAACGTGCTGGGCGTGCCGCTCGGCACCGCGCTCGGCCAGGCGGTGGGTTGGCGCGCCACCTTCTGGGCGGTCACGGGCATCGGCCTCGTCGCGGCGGCCGCGCTCGCCGTGTGCCTGCCGGCGAAGATCGAGACGCAGAAGGCGAGCCTCGTCCGTGAATTCAGCGTGCTGAAGAACCCGCAAGTGCTGATGGTGCTCGGCATCAGCGTGCTCGCGTCGGCGAGTCTCTTTTCTACCTTCACGTACATCACGCCGATTCTCGAAGACGTGACCGGCTTTACGCCGCATGCGGTCACCCTCGTGCTGCTGCTGTTCGGCCTGGGTCTGACGGTGGGCAGCACGCTCGGCGGCAAGCTGGCCGACTGGCGGCTGATGCCGTCGCTGGTGGCGTTTCTGCTCGCCATCGTCGTGATTCTGACCATCTTTGCCGGCACCATGCATGCGGAGATCCCGGCGATGATCACGATTTTCGCGTGGGGTGTTCTGGCCTTCGCCATCGTGCCGCCGCTGCAAATGCTGATCGTCGACCGCGCGAGTCATGCGCCGAATCTGGCTTCGACCTTGAACCAGGGCGCCTTCAACCTCGGCAATGCGACGGGCGCGTGGCTCGGCGGCATGGCGATCGGCGCGGGCGCACCGCTCACGACGCTGCCGTGGGTCGGTGTGGCGACCTCGATCGGCGCGCTCGTGCTGACGCTGTGGTCGGTGTCGATCGACCGGCGCGCGCAACGGGTCGCCGTGGCGGGCTGA
- a CDS encoding peroxiredoxin yields the protein MSLRLGDIAPDFEQQSSVGPIKFHEWLGDSWGVLFSHPADFTPVCTTELGLTAKLASEFEKRNVKTIALSVDSAESHKEWIKDINETQAANVGFPILADGDRKVSELYDMIHPNANETLTVRSLFVIDPNKKVRLIITYPASTGRNFDEVLRVIDSLQLTDNHSVATPGNWKQGDDVVIVPSLKDEEVIKQKFPKGYKALRPYLRMTPQPNK from the coding sequence ATGAGTCTACGTCTTGGCGATATCGCGCCGGATTTCGAGCAACAATCGAGTGTCGGCCCGATCAAATTTCATGAATGGCTGGGCGATAGTTGGGGCGTGTTGTTTTCGCATCCCGCTGACTTCACGCCGGTCTGCACGACCGAACTCGGCTTGACCGCGAAGCTGGCTAGCGAATTTGAGAAGCGAAATGTGAAGACCATCGCGTTGTCGGTCGACAGCGCCGAGTCGCACAAGGAGTGGATTAAAGACATTAACGAGACTCAAGCCGCCAATGTCGGCTTTCCGATTCTCGCGGATGGCGACCGCAAGGTTTCCGAACTGTATGACATGATCCACCCGAACGCGAACGAAACGCTGACCGTGCGCTCGCTGTTCGTGATCGACCCGAACAAGAAGGTGCGTCTCATCATCACCTATCCGGCCAGCACGGGCCGTAACTTCGACGAAGTGCTGCGCGTGATCGATTCGCTGCAATTGACCGACAATCACTCGGTCGCCACGCCCGGCAACTGGAAGCAGGGCGATGACGTGGTGATCGTCCCGTCGCTGAAGGACGAGGAAGTCATCAAGCAGAAATTCCCGAAGGGCTACAAGGCGCTGCGCCCCTATCTGCGCATGACGCCGCAGCCGAACAAGTAA
- the fahA gene encoding fumarylacetoacetase — translation MNALSDLQATLDPSRKSWVESANDSTNDFSIQNLPFGIFSDALNATRRVGVAIGDRIVDLAALESAGLLSVPSSGAGESVFVRDTLNDFIALGRDAWRSVRIQLSKLLSRDNATLRDDAELRSRALIRQADAQLHLPVQIPGYTDFYSSKEHATNVGSMFRDPKNALLPNWSEMPIGYNGRASSVVVSGTPVRRPNGQLKLPDQERPVFGACRKLDIELETGFVIGAGNALGEPVACADAEAHIFGMVLLNDWSARDIQQWEYVPLGPFNAKTFATTISPWIVTLDALEPFRVAQPAQDPQPLDYLRHDGEHAFDITLEVTLRPKQAERASTITRTNFKHMYWTMAQQLAHHTVSGCNTRVGDLMGSGTISGPTEDSFGSLLELTWNGKKPVELQEGGTRSFIEDGDELTLAGWCQGDGYRVGFGVCVGEILPALK, via the coding sequence ATGAACGCATTGAGCGATCTTCAGGCGACGCTCGATCCGTCGCGTAAAAGCTGGGTCGAGTCGGCCAACGACTCGACCAACGATTTTTCGATTCAGAATCTGCCGTTCGGCATTTTCAGCGACGCTCTGAATGCGACGCGCCGCGTGGGCGTGGCGATCGGCGACCGCATCGTCGACCTGGCCGCGCTCGAAAGCGCGGGGCTGCTGAGCGTGCCTTCATCTGGCGCGGGCGAGAGCGTGTTTGTACGCGACACGTTGAACGATTTCATCGCGCTCGGCCGCGACGCATGGCGCAGCGTGCGCATCCAGTTGAGCAAGCTGCTGTCGCGCGACAACGCGACGCTGCGCGACGACGCCGAGCTGCGCAGCCGCGCGCTGATTCGCCAGGCCGACGCGCAATTGCATTTGCCGGTGCAGATTCCTGGCTACACCGATTTCTATTCGTCGAAGGAGCATGCGACGAATGTCGGCTCCATGTTCCGCGATCCGAAGAACGCGCTGCTGCCGAACTGGTCGGAGATGCCGATCGGTTACAACGGCCGCGCGTCGTCGGTGGTGGTGAGCGGCACGCCGGTGCGTCGTCCTAACGGACAGTTGAAGCTGCCGGATCAGGAGCGTCCGGTGTTCGGCGCGTGCCGCAAGCTGGATATCGAGCTCGAAACGGGCTTCGTGATCGGCGCTGGCAACGCCCTGGGCGAGCCGGTTGCGTGCGCGGATGCCGAAGCGCATATCTTCGGCATGGTGCTGCTGAACGACTGGAGCGCGCGCGATATCCAGCAATGGGAATATGTGCCGCTCGGGCCGTTCAACGCGAAGACATTCGCGACCACGATCTCGCCGTGGATCGTGACGCTCGACGCGCTCGAACCGTTTCGCGTCGCACAGCCGGCGCAAGATCCGCAGCCGCTCGACTACCTGCGCCACGACGGCGAGCATGCTTTCGACATCACGCTGGAAGTGACGCTGCGCCCAAAGCAGGCAGAGCGGGCGAGCACGATTACGCGGACCAACTTCAAGCACATGTACTGGACGATGGCGCAGCAGCTCGCGCATCACACGGTATCGGGCTGCAATACGCGCGTGGGCGACCTGATGGGCTCGGGCACGATCAGCGGGCCGACGGAAGATTCGTTCGGCAGCCTGCTCGAGTTGACGTGGAACGGCAAGAAGCCGGTGGAGTTGCAGGAAGGCGGCACGCGCAGTTTCATCGAGGACGGCGACGAGTTGACGCTGGCCGGCTGGTGCCAGGGCGACGGGTATCGGGTGGGCTTCGGGGTGTGCGTCGGGGAGATTTTGCCGGCGTTGAAGTGA
- a CDS encoding IclR family transcriptional regulator, which yields MTPASTPTEPLDERKFVVALARGLDLLRAFKPGDTLLGNRDFVERTGLPKATVNRLAYTLTVLGYLRLDETLGKYALDAGVLSLGFALLSGTDTLELARPHMRTFAREVGAAVSLGCRDGLDMIYLETIRSETALTLGLASGSKLSMLTSSMGRAYLAVQPLDVRAALLAELKKAAGEDGAQLVADAQKEIAAFAAQRCCYSFRAWHDDVNAVAVPFREPREGRWLVLSCSGPASSMGEEVFRDNVAPRLKALARRLGDTG from the coding sequence ATGACGCCTGCATCCACTCCCACAGAACCGCTGGACGAGCGCAAATTCGTCGTCGCCCTCGCACGGGGGCTGGATTTACTGCGCGCGTTCAAGCCGGGAGACACCCTGCTCGGCAACCGCGATTTCGTCGAACGCACCGGCTTGCCGAAGGCGACCGTCAACCGGCTTGCCTACACGCTGACCGTGCTCGGCTATCTGCGGCTCGACGAAACCCTGGGTAAATATGCGCTCGACGCGGGTGTGCTGTCGCTCGGTTTCGCGCTGCTCTCGGGCACGGACACGCTCGAACTGGCGCGCCCGCACATGCGCACGTTCGCACGCGAGGTGGGCGCGGCGGTCTCCCTCGGTTGCCGCGACGGGCTGGACATGATCTATCTCGAGACGATCCGCAGCGAGACCGCGTTGACGCTGGGGCTGGCTTCCGGTTCGAAACTGTCGATGCTGACGAGTTCAATGGGGCGCGCCTATCTCGCCGTGCAACCGCTCGACGTGCGCGCGGCGCTGCTGGCCGAACTGAAGAAGGCCGCGGGTGAGGATGGCGCGCAGCTGGTCGCCGACGCGCAGAAGGAGATCGCCGCCTTTGCCGCGCAGCGCTGCTGCTATTCGTTCCGCGCGTGGCACGACGATGTCAATGCGGTCGCAGTGCCGTTTCGCGAGCCGCGCGAAGGCCGCTGGCTGGTGCTGAGCTGCAGCGGGCCGGCTTCGTCGATGGGAGAGGAGGTGTTTCGTGACAATGTCGCGCCGCGGCTGAAAGCGCTCGCGCGGCGTTTGGGCGATACGGGCTGA
- a CDS encoding acyl-CoA dehydrogenase, with product MAEAAQFHWEDPLLLDQQLTEDERMVRDAAAAYAQDKLQPRVLEAFRHEKTDIEIFREMGELGLLGPTIPEQYGGPGLNYVAYGLIAREVERVDSGYRSMMSVQSSLVMVPIHAFGSEAQKQKYLPKLATGEWIGCFGLTEPNHGSDPGSMVTRAKKVDGGYSLSGSKMWITNSPIADVFVVWAKLEEDGKDAIRGFILEKGWKGLSAPTIHSKVGLRASITGEIVLDEVFVPEENRFPEVSGLRGPFTCLNSARYGIAWGALGAAEACWHTARQYVLDRKQFGRPLAANQLIQKKLADMQTEITLGLQGVLRLGRMKDEGTAAVEITSIMKRNSCGKALDIARLARDMLGGNGISDEFGVARHLVNLEVVNTYEGTHDIHALILGRAQTGIQAFF from the coding sequence ATGGCCGAGGCCGCGCAGTTTCACTGGGAAGACCCACTGCTGCTGGATCAGCAGCTCACCGAAGACGAACGGATGGTGCGCGACGCTGCCGCGGCTTACGCGCAGGACAAGTTGCAGCCGCGCGTGCTCGAGGCGTTCCGCCACGAAAAGACCGACATCGAGATCTTTCGCGAAATGGGCGAACTCGGCCTGCTCGGCCCGACGATTCCCGAACAATACGGCGGCCCCGGCCTGAACTACGTGGCGTACGGCTTGATTGCGCGCGAAGTGGAGCGCGTCGATTCCGGCTACCGGTCGATGATGTCGGTGCAGTCGTCGCTCGTCATGGTGCCGATCCACGCATTCGGATCGGAAGCGCAGAAGCAGAAGTACCTGCCGAAGCTCGCCACCGGCGAATGGATCGGCTGCTTCGGCCTGACTGAGCCGAACCACGGCTCAGACCCCGGCAGCATGGTGACGCGGGCGAAAAAGGTTGACGGCGGCTATTCGCTGTCCGGCTCGAAGATGTGGATCACCAATTCGCCGATCGCCGACGTGTTCGTCGTGTGGGCGAAGCTCGAAGAAGACGGCAAGGACGCGATTCGCGGCTTTATTCTCGAGAAGGGCTGGAAAGGACTGTCGGCGCCGACCATCCACAGCAAGGTGGGTTTGCGTGCGTCGATCACCGGCGAAATCGTGCTCGACGAAGTGTTCGTGCCGGAAGAGAACCGTTTCCCGGAAGTCAGCGGTTTGCGCGGCCCGTTCACCTGCCTGAACTCGGCGCGCTACGGCATTGCCTGGGGCGCGCTCGGCGCGGCCGAAGCGTGCTGGCACACCGCGCGTCAGTATGTGCTGGATCGCAAGCAGTTCGGCCGGCCGCTCGCCGCGAACCAGTTGATTCAGAAAAAGCTCGCCGACATGCAGACCGAGATCACGCTCGGACTGCAAGGCGTGCTGCGTCTCGGCCGCATGAAGGACGAAGGCACCGCGGCTGTCGAGATCACCTCGATCATGAAGCGCAATTCATGCGGCAAGGCGCTGGACATTGCGCGGCTCGCACGCGACATGCTCGGCGGCAACGGCATCTCGGACGAGTTCGGCGTCGCGCGACATCTCGTGAATCTGGAAGTGGTGAACACCTATGAAGGCACGCACGACATTCACGCGCTGATTCTCGGGCGCGCGCAGACGGGCATTCAGGCTTTCTTCTGA